ATTACAAACTACAAGCATTCATACAGAACTTGGCAATTACGAACTTCATATGCCATCTTTTAACATGATCATGTTATGGCACTTCATCATCAACGATTCATTAAACATGCACCTGTAGAGGTATCGGCCAATCTCAAAAACATCATACGCTATCTCTCAAATTTTATATTCTCTTTTTCAGAAGTCTAAAGCAccacttttcaaatcatttgTTATATTCTACTAAGCATAAAAAGTAGAGATGAAAATGAGCACAGATTCATGCAAAAAACTACCAAACATGGTCAAGATATGATAAAAATTTGCTGTTTGCAAAATGAGCTGAAAACATACTGCTTTAAGCCTCCCAACAAGAACAATCAGGTCGTCTATATGATCCCAAAGCGACAATTTTGGTCCCATGTCCTTCAAGATTACCAAAGCTTTTGTGTCTACCTTCACTTTTTCCTTGTCAGAATCAACATTTAGTAAAGAAACTGGCCGACCTCGAGAATTTGAACTAATTAGTTTTCCCTTGTCATAGTCGGATACCAGATCCTTCCTTGTAAGTGCTACTGTAAGCGACAAAATAAAATCAGCTGAAGCAATTGCAAGTCGAGTTGGAACCTCAAATCCCCCCTGCAAAGTGCTATACAGAAAGTGCTCAAACATTACAATTACAACCCATTACACAAAAGCTAATGAACTTAACATAAATTTGCCACTCAAGTATTTGAACATAGGATATATAGCATACCTTCCACTGCTTATAAGGGTTGAAAGATGTCTGATACACGAACACAGAATCTTCAATAGTGCAGTGTACTTCTCCCATATTCCTGcattagaaaataaattaaCCTCtatggctctttttttttttaataaaagcatCAATGGCTCTATCAATTGCAAAAAGTGCAGTAGGCATCTCAGTCATCaaaatgaatttcaaatttgcatGATGCTAAACACAATGGCATGGCCATTGTAACTTTAAATAATAACAGTCCAATCATAACCAGTTTGCATGACTTTTTGCACAACTTTGGATCCTTCAGCTGAGTTGTTAGATTCTCTCATTATTACTTTACAACCCAACACTTTGCTGTGCATTGAAACTTAAGCATGGCGACAAAACCAAACACCCTTCCAGTAAGGAAATCATCTGTTTTCAATACtttcgttttattttattcttttatcattttacTACTATTCTGAAACCATATGGTATTAAACATTTACAGCAATCTGAAACCCTATTATCATGCATCATGAAGTTAGTCTCACTGTTGCCTCAATCCTCATATTTAACAATCAGAATTAACAATCACAGACATCACTCAGCAGCCAGCAAAGACATCTAGCTCCACCACCATTCTTTGAACAGCAGGCCTAAATACGCCACCAATGTCATCAAACAAAGGAAATGCAATTACATTAAGATACGAGTATAGCATGAAAAAGGAACAACTGTAGTAAACATCTAACAAAGGTAAAGAAAGATATGCTTCTTTTAGAAAATCAATCACCTAATAATGATCTTACCATTACTCATAAGCTTATTCATGCTAATCTCATACTGTATGAGATCACGAGCAAGAAAACACCAGCCTAAGGCAATATAATGGTCATCTTTTCTCAATATAATCTCTGCTAGATTACTTGCAAGAGCCTGGAAAAGAACTTCATCTTGAAAAAGCCAATTGAGGAGCACCATTGCCTGTTTGCTGTGTCTTGACTCCCTAAATTTCAAATACTGCAGGGAGAAAGTCAGGAAACATATAAAATACACCGCAACAGAATGTTAATAAATGGATGTCATAGACATATCAAAGAATGGATTAAAACACTACGATTAAAATaccaaagaaacaaaaaaaggcTTAAGGAAAAACCAAAAAGATGAACTGAAGTACAGGAATATCTTCTTTTATCcatgaaaggaaaaaattaacaTTTCCCAGAATTACATTGTTTGGATACAATGATAACATAATTTTTACAACTAAGCTAAATATCAATCGAGAATCAGATAAACAGACGACATGGTAGAAAATCCCCAAGAACCCGTAGAAAAGTGTGTAGATAACAATTTAAAGAATTAAGCTAAAGttctattttcttgcatacaaAATCTTCGAGACAAGAGGTCCAGTAGATCATATTAATCTTAACTGgctaaaatttcaagaaaaagctcaaaattttgaaaacaagAAACTTAGAATCCCAAACAGACATGTTCAATCATGGGAACAAGAACTTCATCCAATGTGCCCTCCTTCTCAGCAGCATCCCCAACGTACTTATGCAGAAACAACAATGACTGCTCCAAAGAAActgaaaattaaataaataaaaaaaacccagaaaaaaaaaacaagtaaatGAACTGATTAACTTAGTTAAAATCACTATTGCAGgaaaaaaagggcaaatttTGTTAGATTACTGCTAAGAGGGGCTAGTTTAGGAGGGGAGTGAAGATTGGAGATTGCATGTTGGAGCTTCTTGGGGCGAGCGTCGAGTAGCGTGTGCATAACTCTGCCCAGTGTAGCGGATACCATTGAATTCGATTCTGCTACAAAGTTGGAGGATGACGGTTTCAGCATCAACTCTGGTTGTTCTTTCTCTTCCATTGATAATAGAATACTAACAGATTCTGTATTATTGTGCTTGGTAGTACACTGTAATAGCAGAAGAACTTCGAATAGGCTAATTGTAAAATGGGGAGACCAGAGACGAGacgagaaaagaagagaaaggggAAAGGATTTAGCGATTTTAGTCTTGACTGTGTGAAGTGAAGTTTCGGTGTCTGGTAGCGCTGCATGCTGAAGTCGTGTTAGGTTGGCACTACGGTAAATTAGCtttgtttggatagaatattattctaaacaattatttgaaataattactgtgaTACTTGTTGtgatgagataaaaaagtgattaaaaatataaaaaaataaattagcaaatgtatttatgatgcaagtgaattttttttttgaaaaaatttgctatccaaactCCTCTCTCCTCCACCCACTGCCATCTCGCctcctcccaaaaaaaaaaaaatctctattttttttttttacttaaccTCCTCAAGAGAAAAAAATTATCCCTCCATtatgttgaattttttttctttatttgtgttcttctttttttttagcaaataaattttcttcCACCCATTAGttcattttctaaattttgtaCCATCAAATAATTAAGTTTACATAAAATTACGTTctactattattttatttttaaatataggAGATTCGACATTACTTTGTATTGTTTTCATTTGTCATAATTCATCCCATCCAAAAATTTACAATGCCTACATTTACTTATAATTAGTACTAGGGAGGACAGCCCGCGCGACACGTGGGAATTTGGTGTTTGTGATTCaagataattaataattattgtttaatattttataATATAGGAACTGAAGTATGATGATTTTATCATGtgattttaatagaaaaattatAAGTTGCATAGTGagtcaataaaaataatgtgcAATAAGACATCCTTATCGTTATATTATATAAGAATCCGTTGTGATCAAAAGTTATGTTTGAATTTCAACTGCAAAGATAAGGGTAGTTTGAAAATGTAAGAATGTTTGAGGTGCAAttgaaaagtattcaaaagtctcttctaaaacttatccaagatgataaaacattttaaagtatcaATTGGACTTTTCATCTCTCGAATCTATATATGTTCGTGAAAGATCACTCAAGTAATGCTTTTGATTTCTCCCTCGACTTAAACTCAAGCTAAATTATCAAGTCAAGTTTATCCATCAATCACTTTGCGTCcaatctaatctaaaataattttattttttactaactatttatataatttggtgGGTATAATACGACTTAATCACATGTTTCTTACAGAGATAATAATGCCAAAAAATGATAGATAGATAAGAAACTTAAGtgatctttttcaaaattttgtagaaactaTTTAGATTTGGTGTTTTTTGCTAGGGGCATTTCTTTATAATCTCataaataagttcaaatctGCATAATTGTTAAAGATTTAAATTGAAACTAtcttgattataaaaaattggtgcaaacaatattttctaaatttgaaattgtagaaaatggtaAGTAAAATCAGAAGAAATTCCTCATATAAATTTGAATTGCAAACTATAGGTAGAAACTGCTTAATGATATTTTCTAATGTTTACTTGTATAAGTATCCAATATAACATCTCTACTTAATTGACTCGTTTGAACTATGGATAATAGTTgcatcaatcaaatcaagaaacattatTTATCATTGTACAGCATACAATTATGAgtaaatgaattaatacaatgcaatcaaaatggtgttgtagctAAAGCATTTAAACTCATCAAGTTCCACTACAAATTCTTTTACAtagtataaaaaataaattttttgtatttgaaactaTATAAACAATATAATACAAGAACGAGATCATAACATGGAATGCAAATAGAGTGCAAATGACATCTTAGTACTATGTAgcatgattaattttcttttttagtttcaatgaagtacaaaattctaaattaataaattttacaatcataaaattttcaattaaaataaacacaagttgaatttcaaatcatATTACATGAAAAAATAACTACTTGAACCATAATTGCTGGAATGTAGTCAACAGATCTCTAGAGTCAATAATAATAGGAGAAAATTCATGAGAAATAAGgttatttgacttaaataaatagataatatcTTGGCTGAGGAGGAAAAGATGATAAAATTacttttttgattattttagaaaGTGACAACATTATCTCAAATTGTATTTTGACAGAGACAGAATCTCTGAAATTTACTAAGAAAAACAATACAATTAATTAGTTTTTAGAATTAGAAATATCAAATGGCAAACTATATGGAATTCTTTAATAAACCaatcatcagaaaaaaaaaactacaatcgAAGAAGACAAATCTAAAGAACTCACctcaatttaaaggaaaaacTATGTATTCCACCAAATATTTAATAGTCATAATAAAATTAAAGAGGTGAAaccgaaaaagaagaaagggtatCGGCTAAACATGGGAACATAAATATGATAATGATTGTTCAGATAataattaagttaattaattataattaaaatCCAATTATGTAAACATCCAATTAATTTCTTAACGGATGAGAAAGGTTTCAGGAAATTGGAAGACTTGGATGTtagtataataaatgattaaaagaaCTTTTATGTAATTCTATCAAAATACAAAACAAGTTTTATTCAGTTGTACTTGATACTCAACTTGGCACCAAACATTGTAACATACCAAATCTGCCCCTAACCTTAAATGTCTGAAATGTTATATAAGTAATTATAGTGAAATTAAAGTTATAATGACTTGTActcaatgttccaattactCTTCAAATACTCGCGCATTTTTAAAATAGTCTCACCTCTGTGGTTGAAATATAGTCCTAAACTCGTTCTTATATTTAAGGGAAAAGTTATGCATTCCACCAAATATTTAATAGCCATAATAAAATCAAAGAGGTGAAaccgaaaaagaagaaaggatatCAGTTAAATATGGGGACATAAATATGATAATGATTGTTCAGATAataattaagttaattaattgtaattaaaatcCAATTATGTAAACATTCAATTAATTTCTTAATGGATAAAAAAGGTTTTAAGAAATTTGAAGGCTTCGATGTTAatataataaatgattaaaaggaCTTTTATGTAATTCTATCAAAATACAAGCTTTATTCAATTGTATTTGATATTCAACTTGACACCAAACATTGTAACATACCAAATCTGCCCCTAATCTTAAATGTTTGAAAGGTTATATAAGTAATTATAGTGAAATTAAAGCTATAATGACTTGTActcaatgttccaattactCTTCAAGCACtctcacattcccaaaatagcATCACCCCTGCGGTTGAAATCTAGTCCTAAACTCGTTCTATCAAAATACAAGGTTTATTCAATTGTACCTGATACTCAATTTGGCACCAAACATTGTAACATACCAAACCTGCCCCTAACCTTAAATGTCTGAAAGGTTATATAAGTAATTATAATGAAATTAAAACTATAATGACTTGTACTCAATGTTCCAATTATTCTTCAAACACtctcacattcccaaaatagTCTCACCCTTGCGATTGAAATCTAATATCAAATtcgttcttatatagtataagcataaggaaattatcaatcaattatattctaatttattttgtccatttttttcaatataataaattttaaaaaattatactcTATATCCTTATTAAAAATTTcgaaataaattattcatttattacaATCACATTCACATGCTAGTTAGTTGGAcatatttttgttcattttcttctaatgaattttttcttgtttgattattttgtaTACAATTCTTTATAAGTAattaaatattaatatttttttctaataattttatttcactCATTTGCTACTTCACCaccatgaatttttttttttgttatcgtCAATTTATCTATATTAtcctactctatcctaatctaaaGGGAAGACATGAATGAACTTACAGGAATCGATGAGCATCGAACTACTATCAGACCAAATCCCACCCCACGAAACCCttccccaccaaaaaaaaaaaaaaaaagcttagtATGAAGGACTGCTAGTTTAAGCCATGAGTTTAGTACAATTGGCAAGAGGGTTGCTAATACCAACAACagatctaattttttttttaagaccaACAACAAATCTCAAATTCAACTTTTATATGTAACGTCTTGAAAAGTTCTAAATTAGGTTTTCACTCCAGAGTAAAAGTCTGGATAATTAGTGTCACTGAGGGTAGGGATACGATTACTCAAagctaaggaaaaaaaaaaaagactgctAGTCAAAGTGAGATAAAAATTATAGCATAAACTGTGAATCTCACTATAGTTTAAGGGGAGTTTCCTAAACTACACGAACGATACAAAATTACAAATAATAGGCTAAAATATTCACTATGAGAAAATCCCTCAAATCCAAATTCCACAATTTCCCTCCATTTTGTGTCTCTGTCCCTTCACTTCAGTCCGTACCAACGAACAGACGGTTGGTTCCCCAACACCAGCGCCTTTAGCTCCAGTTCCACCTTGTGATGGTTCTCCCTCTCCTCCAAGATCCACCCCAATTCTCGCGCCCATCACCACCTATTCAGACCCTTCCCTATAAACCTCCCAAAAACCCATTAAACCAGCAAAGTTTTCAGGAGAACTTCAGGATAATATGCAATTTCTTGCTTTCCCTTACTCGCTCAGGCTCCCTTCTCAAAGGCCAAGCCTTGCATTCCCACATCGTCAAGTCTGGGATTCAGATAATTCCATTAGTTTCCCACCACTTAATCAACTTGTATTCAAAGCTTCAACGCCCATTTGACTCCCAGTTTGTTTTCGAGGAAGCACCTTTTAAGTCATCAACCACCTGGAGCTCTATGATTTCCACGTTTGCCCAAAATGATCTGCCTATTTTAGCATTATCGTACTTCCGGGCAATGCTTTATAATGGGTTTGCTCCAGATGAGCATATTTTGCCTAGCGCTGTTAAGGCTTGTGCGATCATGAGTAGGCATGATGTTGGGATGTCAATGCATTGTCTTGCAGTGAAAAATGCAATGAATTTGGACGTGTATGTTGGAAGTTCTTTGGTGGATATGTACGCAAAATGTGCGGAATTGGGGTATGCGAGGAAGTTGTTTGACGAAATGCCTGAGAGAAACATTGTCTCGTGGAGTGGGATGATCTATGGGTATGCGCAGATGGGGGAGGATAATGAAGCTTTGGGTCTTTTTAAGAGGGCGTTGGAGGGGGGTTTGAGTTTAaacgactttaccttttcaagtgtgattcgTGTTTGTGGAAATTCTACGTTGCTGGAGTTGGGGAGACAAATGCATAGCTTGTGTGTGAAGATGAATTGTGATTCTTCGAGTTTTGTGGGAAGTTCTTTGATATCTCTGTACTCGAAGTGCGGCGTTGTAGAGAATGCTTGTCAGGTTTTCAATGAGGTAGTTGATAAGAATTTAGGAATGTGGAATTCAATGTTGATTGCTTGTGCTCAACATGGACACACAAAGAAGgtgtttgagttgtttgggAGAATGAAGAGTTGTGGGATGAAGCCAAATTTTATAACCATTTTGTGTGTGCTTTATGCGTGCAGTCATGCGGGGCTAGTCAAAGAAGGTAACTACTATTTTGGATTAATGAAGGAGTATGGCATTGAGCCAGGGGATCAGCATTATGCTTCCATGGTGGACTTGCTTGGGCGAGCTGGGAAATTGGAGGAGGCTACGAAGCTTATCAAGGAAATGCCAATTCAACCAACAGAATCTGTATGGGGAGCTCTACTGACCGGCTGCCGACTTCATGGTAATACTGAGTTGGCGGCCTATGCAGCTGATAGGATCCTTGAATTAGGTTCAGTAAGTTCAGGCTTTAACGTTCTGTTATCAAATGCTTATGCAGCTGTTGGTAGGTATGAAGAAGCGGCCAAAGCCAGAAAGATGTTAAGGGATCGAGGAGTGAAGAAAGAAACTGGTTTAAGTTGGGTTGAGGAAGGAAATAAGGTCCATACATTTGCTGCAGGGGAAAGGCAACATTTTAAATCTAAGGAAATTTATGAAAAACTTGGGGAACTAGAGAATGAAATGGAGCTAGCTGGCTATGTTATGGACACCAGTCAAGTGTTGCGAGCAGTTGGCAATGAAGAGAAGAGTGAAGCAATTAGGTATCATAGTGAAAGATTAGCTATTGCATTTGCACTAATAACCTTTCCACCTGAAAGGCCAATTAGAATTATGAAGAACTTGCGAGTTTGTGGTGATTGTCACACAGCTATTAAGTTTATGTCGAAGTGCACCGGAAGATTAATCATTGTGAGAGATAACAAGCGGTTCCATCATTTTTCGGGTGGGGAATGTTCCTGTGGTGATTATTGGTGATATTAAGTGGTAAGGATTTCTACCTAATTGGTTATTTGTAATATTAAGTGATAATTAATTGGTAATCTCATTCTCTGAAAAAATAAAGGACCAATAACAAGAATAATCATTGCTACTTTCCATTCAGAGAAAGTGTTCTTTTGGTCAAGTAATTTCTTCTGATTAAGATGCTGAACTTGATTATTTTGAGGCTGGCAGGGTACCAGTGAAAGGTGTTGTAGGAGGAGAGAGGGACTTCATGcaagatctttctcttttctctggTAGGGAACTTCATGCCCTTAATAAACAAGTGAAACCCTGTTTCTGAGAGGTTGCCCATTTTTGGATCAAAAGGCCAATTTAGCACTTTTTTACAAGTAAAATTCATCAACTTCCAGCGTGAGAGTGATTTAATCCAGAAGGTACTCTCCCCCACCCCCCACCCGACCCCTTTCTCACTTCCATGAGTTTCAACAATAATAGCCCGGCAGTTTTTTGATTCATTCATGCATACCAGTCTGTGAAGTTTTAACTTTGAGTACTTACTAATGCTGGAGATGCTCTCCTTAAGGTTGGGGAAAGCAGAAGTATGAGATTTGGAAGTTCCAGACTTCCAGTCCACCATGTTAATTATCTGCAAGATAGCACCGTCGGCCGTGTAGCTGCCTTGAGTTTACAAATGCAATGGCTGTTTGTTGTTGACTTGCAGCTTATTCTGCTTACAAAATGATGAAGCCAATTGGATATTCCATTTTTTGAGACTGAGGTACTGTTTAATTGTTAATACTCTGTATTAGTCAGTGTTGGTGCATTGTACAAGAAGTCTGGCATGGCATTGAAGTTGCTTAGTCGTCAGAAAGCGAAAAGTTTTTGCTGAACTTGAAAAAGCAGGAGTTCAAATTGTCTTTGCTGGAGCTTGCTGCTTGTAGAGTTTAAAAGAACTGGAGAGATATCAAGGTATAAAATGGAAACTCCTTTACTTTAGAATATGCAGTTCCATCACAAAGTAAGGGCTGCCTTCCGCAAAAAGATAAAagcaatgatttttttttggtaaataaagGAATGATGCTACAAGTAGTTTATATTATTGGTCTGATACTTAGCAGTCCTTTTAATATGGATTCCAGCATTATTGAAATCAATGAAAAAGTATTTTGGATCCCTCCATAATTGGTCTTTTCTGCTGTAGGTACCTACATAATTGCAGAATATGATTTTTGAGACATAAATGGCATGTGCGGAGGATTTGGTActtttttgctttaagttttgggcACAGGGCTGCAGAGTGATTGCTAAGATCACGGCAAGACGTGCAGATCTAGAAGTGCAAGGTCTGCAAGATCACCTTTCATCAGGCAATTCTTTTGTGTTCTACCCAATCATGTATTGCATCTGGGGCATATGTTTCTTTGGGAGTTTCAGTGTTGTCTGCTGAAGGATGCAAGCCATGAAATCTTACGTGTGGTCGAGGGACACAATTGCCTCCAGCATCATCAAGATTCTAATCATTAATTGGCTCTCTGGATGTTGCAGTGCAGGAGACGTTTCAAACCCGGTTGCTTGCTTGCTCATTGGTCACGCGATCAATATGTTATCGAATGTACGTAAAAGAATTGGTATATTGCAGTGACGGTAAAAAAGGAATTTAGGTCTTATTCCAAAACATAGAAGGACACGGCCGTAAATGTGTGGTAAAATTAGTCTCAAACTGGGAGGCCGTGATTTCTAGTAGCCTGCCGTCCTCTAGTTTTGTAAGCTTAATCAAGCGAAATTGGCTCGTCTCACAATTGTCGTATCCTATATGTCATCAGTTCGAAGTTAGCTATGATAATGCGCTTGCGTTCTTGGGCAAGCTACGAGGTACATTAGTCTTCTAACTAAATAGACTTATTAAAGATCAATTAATAGACTTATTAAATAGCTGATCTGGACAGCAAATAATTTCTTCGCTGCATTAAATCACATGGGACAAGTGCCACTCGAAATAGAATCACACTAATAGAATTAATTTTGACTAATGATGTATTATTGTTGGCACTCCAAAAAAAAACCCTCCAAGcactcctcttttcttttctgcttAATGAAATAACACGTAAACTTACAAAATGATTTAGAAAACAAATTTACCCCTCCATACATTCACCACTAACTTTATCTACTTTAATGTCAAATTGTTTGGATACTAGTAATGAAGTAAATTCCTAATAACTATCGATATTTTTCAATATCGTGTGCCTATAAATTATTTTGTAATTCTTGAATAAAGCACTAACCTTCAAGATTTCATTCTATAGGACCGAGAGAGACTCGATCTAGCCGCAAAAAGAatgtttggtttgaaattttcTATTGCTTCATTTTTGTGGAGTTTTACAACTTTGAAAGTATTGTGCGTATGcttatgtgtgtgtgtgcgcgcgcgcgcgctttttctttttttttttaaattaaaactTTATAGTCAAGGGTATAGATAGGCCTATCAACGGGCCAGGATCCGGACcgaaattcattattccggatccggacccggcatATCATATTGGACCTGGATTCGACCcatttacccgacgggtcttctACTCTATATTTCGAATTCGGATCCGACAGATCTCAGATCCGAGTCGGGTCGGCCcgaaaaaaattatcaaaaacttataatttctaataaaaatgagaaaaaaatatatttgtaaactaatttctaactaatataaaaaaaaccaaataagaaaagaaatcaaattgactttactcaaatacatcaccctaatctaattatattgataaatatatattttaaattattaatccatttatatccggatctaGGTCTAATACGggccggaatactatattccgtatccgacccatttttttatttgataaaatggattcggatccggataacggaattaaatccctactcGTACTCGCAAAAAATTCACGGATCAAGTCCGGGAcccccgttgacaggcctaggtaTAGAGGCCTccatgaaataaatgcaaagtgATTATTATTAACTATACCTTGGGGGTATTATTGGTACTTAAACTTTTAGAGAACCTTATGGATGTTGACGCCATTTTAAACAACACTGACCAACATGGAGTTTGTTTTCCTATTAGCTTACTACGTCCGAACAATTTGTGTGCGGGTGGGTCTCATCCGCCACTATCACTGGTGCAAAGCGTTTGGAGCATGAATCCTCTGGACACCACTCGAAGTTGGAAACGAATATGGGAAAGCACACCTgaaaaattgactcaaacatCTTTTTCAGATAACATCTTGAAAGGGACAGAAGAAACAC
The Coffea arabica cultivar ET-39 chromosome 6c, Coffea Arabica ET-39 HiFi, whole genome shotgun sequence genome window above contains:
- the LOC113694293 gene encoding putative pentatricopeptide repeat-containing protein At5g52630, whose translation is MVLPLLQDPPQFSRPSPPIQTLPYKPPKNPLNQQSFQENFRIICNFLLSLTRSGSLLKGQALHSHIVKSGIQIIPLVSHHLINLYSKLQRPFDSQFVFEEAPFKSSTTWSSMISTFAQNDLPILALSYFRAMLYNGFAPDEHILPSAVKACAIMSRHDVGMSMHCLAVKNAMNLDVYVGSSLVDMYAKCAELGYARKLFDEMPERNIVSWSGMIYGYAQMGEDNEALGLFKRALEGGLSLNDFTFSSVIRVCGNSTLLELGRQMHSLCVKMNCDSSSFVGSSLISLYSKCGVVENACQVFNEVVDKNLGMWNSMLIACAQHGHTKKVFELFGRMKSCGMKPNFITILCVLYACSHAGLVKEGNYYFGLMKEYGIEPGDQHYASMVDLLGRAGKLEEATKLIKEMPIQPTESVWGALLTGCRLHGNTELAAYAADRILELGSVSSGFNVLLSNAYAAVGRYEEAAKARKMLRDRGVKKETGLSWVEEGNKVHTFAAGERQHFKSKEIYEKLGELENEMELAGYVMDTSQVLRAVGNEEKSEAIRYHSERLAIAFALITFPPERPIRIMKNLRVCGDCHTAIKFMSKCTGRLIIVRDNKRFHHFSGGECSCGDYW